In a single window of the Metopolophium dirhodum isolate CAU chromosome 2, ASM1992520v1, whole genome shotgun sequence genome:
- the LOC132938347 gene encoding LOW QUALITY PROTEIN: keratinocyte proline-rich protein-like (The sequence of the model RefSeq protein was modified relative to this genomic sequence to represent the inferred CDS: substituted 1 base at 1 genomic stop codon) — MNSLITAVVVLAASVTFSVIEATPVNSYRNPSPTCCTVEPFCGTVDQDSDEGCTCSGSWXPRCCCPNPQNCPHPRRYNLPPCRPQQPTTCPLPSCIAPPTATTPMPYQTIQYSPWPSTSCPDLPCSAPRPCPHPCNAPVAVPVGPPSCAPQQLQPCPSCAPQQQPPCPCAGPPLSVNIPSNFADEYVSSSTPCLAPPQRPMLPKFIPVALKPLSFNIHRPSALCRPGLGVYGGPAPSLISSLGCDTPSPYEFYNYK; from the exons ATGAACTCATTAATAACAGCCGTGGTTGTGTTAGCCGCATCAGTGACTTTCTCAGTCATTGAG GCCACACCTGTTAACTCGTACAGAAATCCGTCACCAACATGTTGCACCGTGGAACCATTTTGTGGTACAGTCGATCAGGACTCCGACGAAGGGTGCACTTGCAGTGGCTCGTGGTAGCCGCGTTGCTGCTGTCCGAATCCACAAAACTGTCCTCATCCGCGTCGCTACAATCTGCCGCCGTGCAGACCACAACAACCGACGACATGCCCTCTCCCGTCTTGCATCGCCCCCCCTACAGCAACGACACCTATGCCCTACCAGACCATCCAGTACTCCCCGTGGCCGAGCACGTCCTGCCCAGACCTCCCCTGCTCGGCCCCACGCCCTTGCCCTCACCCCTGCAATGCACCTGTAGCAGTTCCAGTCGGTCCACCGTCTTGCGCCCCACAGCAACTGCAGCCCTGTCCGTCCTGTGCACCTCAGCAGCAGCCGCCTTGTCCATGCGCTGGGCCTCCCTTGTCGGTTAACATCCCTTCCAACTTCGCCGATGAGTACGTGTCGTCATCTACCCCATGCCTCGCGCCCCCACAACGACCGATGCTACCGAAATTCATACCCGTCGCGCTGAAACCACTGTCGTTCAACATACACCGGCCGTCGGCTCTGTGCCGTCCTGGATTAGGGGTGTATGGTGGCCCAGCCCCGTCGCTAATTTCATCGTTGGGATGTGATACTCCGTCACCCTAcgaattttataattacaaataa